Proteins co-encoded in one Ignavibacteria bacterium genomic window:
- a CDS encoding PAS domain S-box protein: MDPFAREKSGEKESDGYREIFNEMLDYLMLVDGETGEILEVNNIWESTTGFKKSEIVGKHFSTVFCDEQIENAEELEKIMTHDSVVSSRLLRRKTGDPVPVEMSLTMVGFQGKNAILTVLRSIKERLEAEEKIMEMNKRLGELNSTKDKFFSIIAHDLKNQFNVLISFSELLLKDMNSLEEKQRFYFLSQIENVSRSTYGLLSNLLNWARSQTGNLSVSKDVVLLNDLATLVVGELAGQLIGKNLQVDFSGNALVVVYTDEEMIKTVIRNLLSNAIKFSPAGGLIEIEIREEKNEAVFIINDQGIGMDDEIQKELFKPGIRSRHGTANEAGTGIGLTLCYEFITKLNGRIWCKSAPGKGTSMFFTVELPQ; the protein is encoded by the coding sequence ATGGACCCATTCGCTCGGGAAAAATCCGGTGAAAAGGAAAGTGACGGTTATCGGGAGATTTTTAATGAGATGCTCGATTATCTCATGCTTGTCGATGGTGAAACCGGAGAAATTCTCGAGGTCAACAATATTTGGGAATCGACAACCGGTTTTAAGAAATCTGAAATTGTAGGAAAACATTTCTCAACTGTTTTTTGTGATGAACAGATAGAGAATGCCGAGGAGCTTGAGAAGATTATGACCCACGATTCTGTGGTGTCATCACGGCTTTTAAGGAGAAAAACCGGGGACCCGGTTCCTGTTGAAATGTCTCTGACAATGGTGGGTTTTCAGGGGAAAAACGCTATTCTTACAGTACTCAGAAGCATCAAGGAGAGGCTCGAGGCTGAAGAAAAAATTATGGAAATGAACAAAAGGCTCGGTGAACTCAACTCGACAAAGGATAAATTCTTTTCAATTATTGCTCACGATTTGAAGAACCAGTTCAATGTTTTGATCTCATTCTCTGAACTGTTATTGAAGGATATGAACTCACTCGAGGAGAAACAGCGGTTTTATTTCCTGAGTCAGATCGAAAATGTGTCGAGATCAACCTACGGGCTGTTATCGAATCTTTTGAACTGGGCGAGAAGCCAGACAGGCAATCTTTCAGTCAGTAAAGATGTGGTGCTCTTAAATGACCTTGCCACTTTGGTCGTTGGTGAACTTGCAGGACAGTTGATCGGGAAGAATCTGCAAGTGGATTTTTCAGGGAATGCTCTTGTTGTCGTTTATACCGATGAGGAGATGATAAAAACTGTGATTCGGAATCTTCTTTCCAACGCGATTAAATTCAGTCCGGCTGGCGGTCTGATTGAGATTGAGATCAGGGAGGAAAAGAATGAGGCGGTGTTTATCATTAATGATCAGGGGATCGGAATGGACGATGAGATACAAAAAGAACTCTTCAAACCGGGGATTCGCTCTCGCCACGGAACGGCAAATGAGGCCGGCACGGGCATTGGTTTGACTCTGTGTTACGAGTTCATAACAAAATTGAACGGCAGAATTTGGTGTAAAAGTGCCCCGGGCAAGGGTACTTCAATGTTTTTTACGGTAGAATTGCCACAATAG
- a CDS encoding DUF11 domain-containing protein, translating into MPNNKTIFSKAIAIAIFLTLLLTGTTELFSQVTTPFQPRFQSNEKGDIQIFGNALLKCPAGNCGGNNNSYSMVNIDIDGDAATFNSSSANFTLPAGATVLWAGLYWNGISTNSARNTALFKTPASGGYVSLTGITYDNSYGYQGFKDVTSLVQAGGTGTYMTANVRTNTGTNTWAGWALVVVYRDPSKPQRNLTVFDGLANVSTSNANVNITISGFTTPLFGPVNVALGVVAYDGDADLTGDALKFNNQVISNGLNPASNFFNSTISRLGTAITDKNPNYANQLGLDIDIVDATGKLSNGQTSAVLNLTTGGESYNPGVVTTVIDIFAPDINITKNFTDLNGGSVTPGDTLLYTVSLVNNGQDAANKVVVVDSIQNHMTYLPGSMVVTSGANSGNKTDAAGDDQAFFASGKVNFNLGSSANASTGGNLNPGESTAVSFKVVIDQPLPDSLSANNFALASYKSQSVPIRDYSSQSATVTAPIISLSDLSLTKTVSNSAPVVGSNIVYTVKVTNSGPEIATSVSVNDLLPAGLQFVSYSSSTGTYDDATGDWVIGTMNPGRTDSLRITVLVNGTTGITNFAEVKSLDQTDPDSSPNNGNPAEDDYASVSINPVNSADLKIRKLVTPANPTVGSTVTYTITVSNDGPGNATNVMVNDQLPAGISYVSHTASQGSYIPGTGDWNIGTINNTGDAVLTLVGTKTSPNIITNIAEITAADQSDPFPLDRKDSATIPIQVADLSISKTVSPQAPQYGQQATFRVVLKNNGPTAATGVIAQDSLVSGLSYVSSSVTQGVYDPVSGEWFIGTIANGDSVVLLITVNITSSTGLSNTASIKFSHEIDPTLGDRTATVNFTAASSDLSILKTVDNANPGDGSTINYTITITNNGPSASTNSTVYDKLPNGLVYQSHSTSQGLYTIATNQWEVGPIPSGGSATLQISAKVIFDSLSATVINLGPATGFNLFVLNDFSAPSSDVEGKAAIGRDVNVAGYSFGDKYPNSNGTEDILIVGRNLTYISGAIYSGNVVYGNSTNLPINGVSINNGTLRKDTVIDFAAAATYLQSLSTSISLYPVNGTTHFEWNGLELTGTNPFLNVFSVTGAQLSQANSVALNVPNGSAVLVNISGTNVSWTGGLTVTGTAKENVIYNFYEATALRIVGIDIRGAVLAPFAYVTFPSGVHNGQMIAYNVTGSGQFNLSNFMGNIPINKDIWNVAEIMSADQYDPDSTPGNNDPSEDDYSKVKIHVTNIVPAPNLNFGNWNYMANFGQDQMVMTIARDNTTNLFAGTLGGVVYKSTDNGTNWTQLLNTINNATLIWNIKVLSNGKILAATEQGIYISSDNGASWELSTLNGKDTRSIVVDAQGIIYVSTWGSGVYKSADNGNTWTTMNTGLTNNNINTLAINAQGTLFAGSFGEGVFRSNGTGWDRLSGDNHFVWTLYVDGQGSLICGTYGSGVFTSNDNGSSWTHLALSSNLNYTYGITGDQNDNLYFISFTGGVTVRNHQTGAFNMLGLSALGVSSIYINQNNQVIVGTSPGYLYKNDSPLTSVQTENNGIPAKFELNQNFPNPFNPSTQISFAVPQKSFVSLKIYDVQGSEVATLVNEDKEPGFYSVNFDAKKLSSGVYFYKVVAGDFNAVRKMILLK; encoded by the coding sequence ATGCCGAATAACAAGACAATTTTTTCTAAGGCTATTGCGATCGCAATATTCCTTACTCTGTTGCTCACAGGCACCACAGAGCTTTTCTCCCAGGTGACAACTCCTTTTCAGCCCAGGTTTCAATCCAATGAGAAGGGTGATATTCAAATTTTTGGAAATGCTCTGTTGAAATGCCCTGCCGGTAATTGTGGCGGGAACAACAACAGCTACAGCATGGTAAATATTGATATTGACGGTGATGCCGCCACTTTCAACTCCAGCTCTGCAAATTTTACCCTCCCTGCAGGTGCAACTGTGCTCTGGGCGGGCCTATATTGGAACGGCATTTCGACAAATTCGGCAAGGAACACGGCATTATTCAAAACACCCGCATCGGGTGGTTATGTAAGTCTGACAGGTATCACTTACGACAACAGTTACGGTTATCAAGGATTTAAGGATGTAACTTCCCTTGTCCAGGCAGGTGGCACCGGCACATATATGACAGCCAATGTCAGAACAAACACCGGTACAAACACATGGGCGGGATGGGCACTTGTCGTAGTTTACAGAGACCCTTCAAAACCACAGAGAAACCTTACGGTATTTGATGGTCTGGCAAATGTCAGTACGAGCAATGCAAATGTAAATATTACTATAAGTGGATTTACCACTCCCCTTTTCGGTCCTGTGAATGTTGCCCTCGGCGTGGTTGCATATGACGGTGATGCTGATCTAACAGGTGACGCTCTCAAATTTAACAATCAGGTAATTTCAAACGGTTTGAATCCTGCATCCAACTTCTTCAACAGTACAATCAGCAGATTAGGCACAGCGATTACTGACAAAAATCCAAACTATGCAAATCAGTTGGGACTTGATATTGACATCGTGGATGCAACCGGCAAATTGAGCAACGGGCAGACAAGTGCGGTGCTTAATCTTACCACGGGCGGTGAAAGCTACAACCCGGGTGTTGTAACAACCGTTATCGACATCTTCGCTCCTGATATTAACATTACTAAAAACTTTACAGATCTCAATGGTGGAAGTGTAACCCCCGGTGACACTCTTCTCTACACAGTCAGCCTTGTAAACAACGGACAGGATGCTGCCAACAAAGTGGTGGTTGTCGACTCTATTCAAAATCACATGACCTATCTCCCCGGAAGTATGGTAGTTACAAGCGGTGCAAACAGCGGTAACAAAACTGATGCCGCAGGAGATGATCAGGCATTTTTTGCTTCCGGAAAAGTTAACTTTAACCTCGGATCTAGTGCAAACGCCTCAACCGGAGGTAATCTTAATCCGGGTGAATCGACCGCTGTCAGCTTCAAAGTGGTCATTGACCAGCCACTCCCCGACAGTCTGAGTGCAAACAATTTCGCTTTGGCAAGCTACAAAAGTCAGTCCGTTCCTATTAGAGACTACTCAAGTCAGTCTGCTACAGTTACAGCACCAATTATTTCATTGTCTGATCTGTCACTCACAAAAACAGTTTCCAACTCCGCTCCCGTGGTAGGAAGCAATATAGTTTACACAGTTAAAGTGACTAATTCAGGACCGGAAATTGCCACCAGTGTCAGTGTTAACGATCTTCTCCCCGCAGGTTTACAGTTCGTCAGTTATTCATCTTCAACCGGAACATATGACGATGCCACCGGGGATTGGGTTATCGGCACAATGAATCCGGGCAGAACCGATTCATTAAGAATCACCGTATTGGTCAATGGTACCACCGGAATCACTAACTTCGCTGAAGTAAAATCCCTCGATCAAACAGATCCTGACTCGAGTCCGAACAACGGAAATCCTGCAGAAGACGATTATGCTTCTGTCTCGATTAATCCCGTCAACTCTGCAGACTTGAAAATAAGGAAGCTGGTTACCCCTGCCAATCCAACTGTGGGTTCAACTGTCACTTATACTATTACGGTATCAAATGATGGTCCCGGCAATGCAACCAATGTGATGGTGAATGATCAGTTGCCTGCCGGAATTTCCTATGTTTCCCATACCGCCTCCCAGGGTTCTTATATACCCGGTACAGGTGACTGGAACATTGGAACAATCAACAATACGGGTGATGCAGTACTTACACTTGTCGGAACAAAAACATCACCAAATATAATTACTAACATAGCAGAGATTACCGCTGCCGATCAGTCCGATCCATTTCCACTGGACAGAAAAGACAGCGCTACAATTCCTATACAGGTAGCCGATCTTTCTATCAGCAAAACCGTTTCGCCACAGGCTCCTCAGTATGGTCAGCAGGCAACTTTCAGGGTTGTTCTTAAAAACAACGGACCAACTGCTGCCACAGGTGTGATCGCACAGGATTCACTCGTTAGTGGATTAAGCTATGTGAGCTCAAGTGTAACACAGGGTGTCTACGATCCCGTATCTGGCGAATGGTTTATTGGTACGATCGCCAATGGTGACAGTGTTGTATTGTTGATTACGGTAAATATAACATCATCAACCGGTTTATCGAATACCGCATCGATCAAGTTTTCACACGAGATAGACCCGACTTTGGGTGACAGAACTGCAACCGTTAACTTTACGGCAGCCTCTTCCGATTTGAGTATCCTGAAGACTGTTGATAATGCAAACCCGGGTGATGGTTCAACCATTAACTACACAATTACCATTACAAATAACGGACCGTCAGCTTCGACAAATTCCACGGTATATGACAAACTGCCGAATGGTCTGGTTTATCAGTCTCATTCAACATCGCAGGGTCTTTACACCATTGCAACAAATCAGTGGGAAGTCGGTCCAATTCCTTCCGGCGGTTCGGCAACTTTGCAAATTTCCGCCAAGGTAATCTTTGACAGTCTCAGTGCGACTGTAATCAATCTCGGACCCGCTACGGGCTTCAACCTCTTTGTTCTGAATGATTTCTCAGCACCTTCATCGGATGTCGAGGGGAAAGCCGCAATAGGAAGGGATGTGAATGTAGCCGGTTACAGTTTTGGCGACAAGTATCCTAACTCGAACGGTACTGAAGATATTCTGATAGTCGGAAGAAATCTTACTTATATCTCAGGAGCCATCTATTCAGGCAATGTGGTGTATGGCAATTCAACCAACCTGCCGATTAATGGTGTCTCCATCAATAATGGAACACTTAGAAAAGATACAGTAATAGATTTCGCTGCAGCAGCTACATATCTGCAGAGTCTCTCAACTTCCATCAGCCTCTATCCTGTGAATGGTACCACCCATTTCGAATGGAACGGACTCGAACTTACGGGTACAAATCCATTTCTGAATGTCTTCTCAGTGACAGGAGCACAACTTTCTCAGGCTAACAGCGTGGCATTGAATGTACCAAACGGTTCGGCTGTTCTGGTTAACATCAGTGGCACAAATGTAAGCTGGACTGGCGGACTTACAGTAACAGGAACCGCGAAAGAAAATGTAATCTATAATTTCTACGAAGCCACTGCTCTCAGGATTGTTGGAATAGACATCCGGGGTGCCGTCCTCGCTCCATTCGCTTATGTAACTTTCCCTTCGGGTGTTCACAACGGACAGATGATAGCCTATAATGTTACCGGAAGCGGACAGTTCAATCTTTCCAATTTTATGGGAAATATTCCTATAAACAAAGATATCTGGAATGTTGCAGAGATCATGTCAGCCGATCAGTATGATCCCGATTCAACCCCGGGTAACAACGACCCTTCAGAGGATGATTATTCCAAAGTCAAGATTCATGTCACTAATATCGTTCCGGCTCCAAACCTCAACTTCGGCAACTGGAACTATATGGCTAACTTCGGTCAGGATCAGATGGTAATGACCATAGCCCGTGACAACACAACTAATCTGTTCGCAGGAACTCTCGGAGGTGTGGTTTACAAGTCAACTGACAACGGTACCAACTGGACACAATTACTGAACACTATCAATAATGCCACTCTCATTTGGAATATCAAGGTACTCTCGAACGGGAAAATTCTCGCTGCTACTGAGCAAGGTATCTATATCTCCTCTGATAATGGTGCAAGCTGGGAACTCTCCACACTGAACGGGAAAGATACCAGATCGATTGTTGTTGATGCTCAGGGTATCATCTATGTTTCCACCTGGGGAAGTGGTGTCTATAAATCAGCCGACAACGGTAATACATGGACAACCATGAACACAGGTCTGACTAATAACAACATCAACACCCTCGCAATAAATGCGCAGGGTACCCTGTTTGCCGGTTCATTTGGTGAAGGAGTTTTCAGATCAAACGGTACGGGTTGGGATCGCCTCTCAGGAGACAACCATTTTGTCTGGACACTTTATGTTGACGGTCAAGGTTCACTAATTTGTGGTACTTATGGAAGTGGCGTTTTCACCTCAAACGATAACGGATCATCATGGACACACCTTGCCCTCTCTTCTAACCTGAACTACACCTACGGTATAACAGGTGATCAAAATGATAACCTCTATTTCATCTCCTTCACAGGAGGTGTTACCGTGAGAAATCACCAGACAGGTGCTTTCAATATGCTTGGACTTTCTGCTCTTGGCGTAAGTTCAATCTATATAAACCAGAACAATCAGGTTATCGTCGGTACTTCACCCGGTTACCTCTATAAAAACGATTCACCATTGACTTCAGTTCAGACAGAAAACAACGGTATCCCCGCAAAATTCGAACTGAATCAGAATTTCCCGAATCCGTTTAATCCTTCGACTCAAATAAGCTTTGCAGTGCCACAAAAATCGTTTGTGTCTCTCAAGATATACGATGTTCAGGGTTCTGAGGTTGCAACTCTCGTTAATGAAGATAAAGAACCCGGTTTCTACTCGGTCAATTTTGACGCTAAAAAACTCTCCAGCGGCGTTTATTTCTATAAAGTTGTCGCCGGTGATTTTAACGCAGTAAGAAAAATGATTTTACTCAAGTAA
- a CDS encoding TIGR00730 family Rossman fold protein, whose product MDRRIAVFCASSTKSKAVYLSDAFRLGETIASQSDILVYGGGRHGLMGAVSDGALSAGGRVTGIIPEFMMDLEWGRDDISSLELTGDMESRKLKMIEGSSAIVVLPGGSGTMEELYQVLTMKRLGHYTNPVVIVNVNRFYDKWLEFMEHTVTEDFLGRDHLKMYTVVESSERIYDAIDNSHAWSEDDINKALV is encoded by the coding sequence ATGGATAGAAGAATAGCCGTTTTCTGTGCTTCAAGCACCAAATCAAAGGCAGTTTACCTTTCTGATGCATTCCGTCTGGGTGAGACTATCGCTTCACAGAGTGATATTCTAGTGTACGGAGGAGGGCGGCACGGATTAATGGGAGCTGTATCTGACGGTGCCTTGTCGGCAGGCGGAAGGGTGACGGGCATTATTCCTGAATTTATGATGGATTTGGAATGGGGAAGAGACGACATTTCCTCTCTTGAACTGACCGGTGACATGGAAAGCCGGAAATTAAAGATGATTGAAGGAAGCTCCGCAATTGTCGTGCTGCCGGGTGGAAGTGGTACCATGGAAGAACTTTATCAGGTACTCACAATGAAACGACTCGGTCATTATACAAATCCCGTGGTGATTGTAAATGTGAACAGGTTTTACGATAAATGGCTCGAATTTATGGAACACACGGTCACGGAGGATTTTTTGGGGAGGGATCATTTGAAGATGTACACGGTGGTGGAAAGCTCCGAAAGAATTTACGATGCCATTGATAACTCCCACGCGTGGAGCGAGGATGATATAAACAAAGCTCTGGTGTGA
- a CDS encoding MFS transporter yields the protein MPKSMWAISFATFINRAGSMFLTFLAIYLTKYQGYSIDYAGYVLAAYGIGSLAAGPVVGKLADKFGNMPIMKLSLFLSAVVLFIFPFFHEFWMIIVLTTLLSWVSEGFRPANLALISEIVKPEDRKIAFALNRLAVNLGFSIGPLLGGFLIIFDYHWMFIFDGLTSLSALAFLYFTSLSREEKERREVAERERQAGETKLNPFKDPRLIYYVIALSPVYIVFFSQISTVSLYVVNELKFPEPFIGVLFLVNTIMIIFLEVPINNAMTDWEDRKLLSLGGILTGIGFGMFAFSTTVPALVICMVILTFGEMIFSPASANYLAEIAPVNSKGMYMGFLQLVFNISLFIGPATGAFMMEGLGSKWMWIACFFMSILGVVLMWRMKTEVPKLAPESR from the coding sequence ATGCCTAAGAGCATGTGGGCTATCTCCTTTGCAACATTCATCAACCGTGCCGGGTCGATGTTCCTCACATTTCTCGCAATCTATCTGACAAAATATCAGGGATACTCGATAGATTACGCCGGGTATGTGCTGGCGGCTTATGGAATCGGGTCCCTCGCAGCGGGTCCGGTTGTCGGAAAACTGGCAGACAAGTTTGGCAATATGCCGATAATGAAACTCTCCCTTTTTCTTAGTGCTGTCGTTCTCTTTATCTTTCCGTTTTTTCATGAATTCTGGATGATAATCGTTTTGACTACACTTCTTTCCTGGGTGAGTGAGGGCTTCAGACCCGCAAACCTTGCGTTGATATCGGAGATTGTCAAGCCCGAAGACCGTAAAATAGCTTTTGCACTGAACCGGCTTGCAGTCAATCTTGGATTCAGTATAGGTCCCCTTCTCGGAGGCTTTTTGATAATTTTTGATTATCACTGGATGTTCATTTTCGATGGACTGACCTCGTTGTCAGCATTGGCATTTCTCTATTTCACCTCGCTTTCGAGGGAGGAAAAGGAACGGAGGGAAGTTGCAGAAAGAGAGCGTCAGGCTGGTGAAACAAAGTTGAATCCGTTCAAGGACCCAAGACTGATCTACTATGTAATAGCTTTGTCACCTGTTTACATTGTTTTTTTCTCGCAAATCAGTACCGTTTCGCTTTATGTGGTGAATGAACTTAAGTTTCCTGAACCTTTCATCGGCGTCCTTTTTTTAGTGAACACCATAATGATTATTTTCCTGGAAGTGCCGATCAATAATGCAATGACTGACTGGGAAGATCGAAAACTGCTCAGTCTTGGAGGCATCCTCACAGGAATTGGATTCGGAATGTTTGCTTTCTCCACCACAGTCCCTGCACTTGTAATCTGCATGGTTATATTAACCTTTGGCGAAATGATATTTTCTCCCGCCTCTGCAAACTATCTTGCGGAAATAGCCCCTGTAAATTCGAAGGGAATGTACATGGGATTCCTGCAACTTGTATTTAATATCTCCTTGTTCATAGGTCCCGCTACTGGTGCTTTCATGATGGAGGGTTTGGGATCAAAGTGGATGTGGATTGCCTGTTTCTTCATGTCAATACTCGGAGTGGTTTTGATGTGGCGGATGAAGACAGAAGTTCCAAAATTGGCACCAGAATCAAGGTAA
- a CDS encoding M20/M25/M40 family metallo-hydrolase gives METTFRRMHRTALVDTFGYNLLRELCKIGNRLAGSKNLVRAEDFFILKLKEIGVDTVYTQSFTTVNWQRGNVEKFKLRGKNSGADTYFNIAALGGSVGTEGILRGAVIEISSFDELDKRKEEVKGKIVFFNFEFPQDVYESFESYGPAVNYRVNGAYRAAAYGAKAVLIRSVASNFDDTPHTGTLRYLDTIPKIPAAALGVQSAIRLNKILAGIAKSPNPENYIFEFELNCETKGTTTVRNIIAEIWGSEKRNEIIVTGGHLDSWDKGVGAHDDGAGCVQAVEVLQLIKKTGFRPKRTIRVVLFANEENGLAGGKGYGEFAATEKNIHYAAIESDRGGFTPRGFSVDSTPEIISKMESWLPYFKRTGIEWFRKGGSGADISRIKNARALIGYVPDSQRYFDFHHSDNDVFEAVNHRELELGSVAITILTILISEFGF, from the coding sequence TTGGAGACGACTTTTCGAAGGATGCACAGAACTGCCCTGGTTGACACATTCGGTTATAATCTGCTTCGTGAACTTTGCAAGATTGGTAACAGATTGGCCGGAAGTAAAAATCTTGTGAGAGCTGAAGATTTTTTCATCCTGAAGTTAAAAGAAATTGGAGTTGACACTGTTTACACTCAATCTTTTACTACTGTGAACTGGCAGAGAGGGAATGTAGAGAAATTCAAGTTACGCGGGAAAAACTCCGGAGCTGACACATACTTCAACATCGCCGCTCTGGGTGGTTCAGTTGGTACGGAAGGAATCTTAAGAGGCGCGGTTATCGAAATCTCCAGTTTTGATGAACTCGATAAAAGAAAAGAGGAAGTAAAAGGGAAGATAGTCTTCTTCAATTTCGAATTCCCACAGGATGTTTACGAGTCATTTGAATCGTATGGACCTGCAGTAAATTATCGGGTTAACGGGGCTTACAGAGCTGCAGCCTACGGTGCGAAAGCGGTACTTATCCGTTCAGTAGCTTCCAATTTTGACGACACTCCCCACACGGGTACATTAAGGTACCTCGATACGATTCCTAAAATTCCTGCCGCAGCACTTGGAGTGCAGAGCGCAATCAGGTTGAATAAAATTTTAGCCGGAATCGCCAAGTCCCCAAATCCGGAGAATTACATTTTCGAATTTGAGCTCAATTGCGAAACAAAGGGAACAACTACTGTTCGAAACATAATCGCAGAGATATGGGGAAGCGAAAAACGAAATGAAATAATAGTCACTGGTGGTCACCTCGATTCCTGGGATAAAGGGGTCGGGGCTCACGATGACGGAGCAGGTTGTGTACAGGCTGTGGAAGTTCTTCAATTGATCAAAAAAACCGGATTCAGACCAAAAAGAACTATAAGGGTTGTACTTTTCGCAAACGAGGAAAACGGGCTTGCTGGTGGAAAGGGTTATGGCGAATTTGCCGCTACTGAAAAAAACATTCATTATGCGGCGATAGAATCTGACAGAGGTGGCTTCACTCCCAGGGGGTTTAGTGTGGATTCGACTCCCGAAATTATCAGTAAAATGGAATCGTGGCTCCCTTACTTCAAAAGAACAGGTATCGAATGGTTCAGAAAAGGGGGAAGTGGTGCCGACATTTCACGAATAAAAAATGCCAGAGCACTCATTGGTTATGTTCCCGACAGCCAGAGATATTTCGATTTTCACCATTCAGATAATGATGTTTTTGAAGCCGTTAATCATCGGGAACTTGAACTCGGTTCAGTGGCTATAACAATATTAACAATTTTGATTTCAGAGTTTGGTTTCTAA
- a CDS encoding HAMP domain-containing histidine kinase, whose amino-acid sequence MEETIKYSAVIIGEDLIDMSLFGKLLSPGGFSAKSFTYSNYKSQSFAGVSVIFIFFTKDTWLVEDALNFFSGKAGSGKLLVLVSGSTEVRLLSAHSRELMSDHLIFPADNLLVEKRLNLYKRILSQNPPPTLSDHKNGAENDLERVILELEEQNVAKDKFFALIAHDLKNPFTGFLGFSEYIAKYYEEISKEDLGDFSVRMYESAQLVYNLIENLLAWSRLRTGNMDFEPVPFDLQETIERILKLCESQIIKKEINLINSVNERLSVCADANMVDTVIRNVITNALKFTPKGGVVHVGYTVEEGFITVFVADSGIGISEESQKKMFKLGYRVSREGTDGESGTGLGLILSKEFMLKNGGDLYFESKEGNGSKFFVKIPALI is encoded by the coding sequence ATGGAAGAGACGATAAAATATTCTGCCGTTATAATCGGCGAAGACTTGATAGATATGAGTCTTTTCGGAAAGTTGCTCTCTCCGGGCGGGTTTTCTGCAAAATCGTTTACTTATTCGAACTATAAATCGCAGAGTTTTGCGGGTGTGTCGGTGATTTTCATCTTCTTCACGAAAGACACATGGCTGGTGGAAGATGCACTCAATTTCTTCAGCGGGAAAGCAGGGTCAGGGAAACTGCTCGTTCTTGTTTCAGGATCAACAGAAGTACGACTGCTAAGTGCTCATTCAAGGGAATTGATGTCTGATCACCTTATCTTTCCGGCAGATAATCTGCTGGTCGAAAAAAGATTAAATCTTTATAAAAGAATCCTTTCTCAAAATCCACCACCAACTCTTTCTGATCATAAAAACGGGGCAGAAAACGACCTTGAAAGAGTTATCCTCGAACTTGAAGAGCAAAATGTAGCCAAAGATAAATTCTTTGCTTTGATTGCCCACGATCTGAAAAATCCCTTTACCGGATTCCTTGGTTTTTCAGAGTACATTGCGAAATATTATGAAGAGATTAGCAAGGAAGACCTTGGAGATTTTTCTGTAAGAATGTATGAATCGGCTCAACTGGTTTACAATCTGATCGAAAATCTACTTGCCTGGAGCAGACTCCGCACGGGTAACATGGATTTTGAACCTGTCCCCTTTGATCTTCAGGAAACCATAGAACGAATATTGAAGTTGTGTGAGTCGCAGATTATCAAAAAAGAGATTAATTTGATTAATTCAGTGAATGAAAGGCTCTCCGTTTGTGCTGACGCAAACATGGTGGATACTGTAATCAGGAATGTTATTACAAATGCCCTGAAGTTTACACCCAAAGGTGGGGTTGTTCATGTCGGTTACACTGTCGAAGAGGGATTTATTACAGTATTCGTGGCAGACAGTGGCATTGGAATCTCTGAAGAGTCACAGAAAAAGATGTTTAAATTGGGATATCGCGTGTCGCGTGAAGGCACAGACGGGGAATCGGGCACAGGCCTTGGTCTGATTCTCTCAAAAGAATTCATGCTCAAGAATGGGGGCGACCTCTACTTTGAAAGCAAAGAGGGGAACGGCTCCAAATTTTTTGTCAAAATCCCTGCTCTGATTTAG